Proteins co-encoded in one Bremerella sp. TYQ1 genomic window:
- a CDS encoding NAD(P)/FAD-dependent oxidoreductase, producing MKTLAIIGAGISGLISAEKLAPHFDVHIFDKARGVSGRMATRRSGEPEVSFDHGAQYFTVRSNEVKDMLGSWITDGVVAPWDGRVAVLKPAQAIEEEATPRFVAVPAMNVLGKHLAKDFSIQTNTPITKAQKADDGWHLTTNDGVLYGPFDILICSAPPEQSLAILGEANPFAEVLAAQSFDPCWATMVHFEQSIPTTYDGAFVHDNPLRWICRNNSKPGRQAEAECWVLHATPEWSKEHLELPREITPKLLEAMSIAIGQPLSNVIHATSHRWRYSAPATPLEQGHLWSDDALLGICGDWCSGARVEGAIQSGLGLSAEIIQNIAK from the coding sequence ATGAAGACTTTGGCAATCATTGGGGCTGGCATTTCGGGTTTAATCAGTGCGGAGAAGCTGGCACCGCATTTCGATGTTCATATCTTTGATAAAGCCCGCGGAGTCTCTGGCCGCATGGCAACACGCCGTAGCGGCGAACCTGAGGTTTCTTTCGATCATGGTGCTCAATACTTCACCGTCCGGAGCAACGAGGTCAAAGATATGCTTGGATCTTGGATAACCGACGGTGTTGTCGCCCCCTGGGATGGCCGCGTTGCCGTTCTGAAACCAGCCCAAGCGATCGAGGAAGAGGCCACACCTCGGTTCGTTGCCGTCCCGGCGATGAATGTTCTGGGAAAACACTTGGCCAAAGATTTTTCAATTCAAACAAACACTCCGATTACGAAGGCGCAAAAAGCTGACGATGGTTGGCATTTAACGACAAACGATGGCGTTCTTTATGGGCCATTCGACATTCTGATTTGCTCTGCCCCTCCAGAACAGTCTTTGGCCATACTAGGTGAAGCCAATCCATTTGCCGAAGTCCTGGCCGCTCAATCGTTCGATCCATGCTGGGCAACGATGGTGCATTTCGAGCAATCAATTCCGACAACGTATGATGGAGCGTTCGTCCACGACAATCCATTGCGATGGATCTGCCGAAATAACAGCAAACCGGGCCGCCAGGCAGAAGCGGAATGTTGGGTTTTGCACGCGACGCCAGAATGGTCCAAGGAACATCTGGAGCTTCCCCGTGAGATCACTCCCAAGCTTTTAGAGGCAATGTCAATCGCCATCGGTCAACCGCTTAGTAACGTGATTCATGCTACCAGTCATCGATGGCGTTACAGTGCTCCTGCTACTCCTTTGGAACAAGGGCATCTGTGGAGTGATGACGCACTTCTCGGAATCTGCGGCGATTGGTGCTCAGGCGCGAGAGTCGAAGGTGCTATCCAAAGCGGCCTGGGTTTATCTGCCGAGATCATCCAGAACATAGCAAAATAA